The Isachenkonia alkalipeptolytica genome includes the window CTGAGGTAATGAGGAATCTTATTTAGCAAAGGATCGATTCCGAAATCCCTTGAGATTTCCTTTACCATATGGTCTACCTGATCCTTCTTTATGCCGTTATTTTTCGGAGTAAAGCCAATATCATCGTATACCCGGGGACCGATGATCTGTTCATCCACATTTTGAAAAACCACCCCCAGCTTTTTCCGTAATTTCTCAAAGTCTTTTTTCGGTGACATCCCCAAGACTTCCACCGTGCCTTCCAAAGGAGTAAGAAACCCGAGGATATGATTTAACAGCGTGGTTTTCCCCGCACCGTTGGATGCCAGTATGACCACCTTTTCCCCTTTATTCACTACAAAATCCAGCCCGCAAAGATCCACCTCGGTCTGGTCCGGATAAACATGCTTCAAACAATTTACATGAACGACTTTATTCATAACACATTCACTCCTATCACTGCCAGTATTCCTACCAAAATCATCAAAAGATCTTCCCTTCCCAGGGGCCATAGTTTTACGTCGGATTTGATTCCCCCTTTATAACCTCTTAAAGCATAAATTTGATACATTCGCTCACTCATATCAAAGGAGGTTATAATAATCACGCCGATGGCTCCCACCATATTTTTGGCGTTTTTAAAAACATTAAAGGAGTAATACCCTCCTCGTAGGCGCATGCTTTTTATTAGGTTTGTGGTTTTTTCTATGAGAATAAATATCCCCCGATAGGTAAACATAAAAACATCCACCAGGAGCATGGGCATCCACAGAGAGAGAAAGGAAAACAAATCCGTATAGGGGGTGGTGGTGATCAGAAGGATCATGGTCATCCCCGCGCCTACTGCCCGGACGATAATCAATAGCCCTCCGGGGATAGAATTCCCCATTTCCATTAATGCAAAGATGGAGCTAAAAAAAGCAGGGTATAAGGCCAATTGAAGAACCAGACGAACAGGGACTTTTGCAATCCAAAAGGAGAGCAGAATAACCCCTAAAAGCCCCAGTCCTTTAGCAATGGTGTTACTGGTAATAAAAGCCGTTACCATGATGACGGTAAAGAGAACCTTGCTCCCAACCAGGGCCTTATGAAAGTAACTATAGGTACTGTTTGATATACGATCGATTTGTGCTAGATGCATAATAATCTCCCCTAAACCCTCTCTGATTTTATTGCATGTCATTTGCATTTACTATTTGTTTATTGTACTGCCCCAAATCCTCTTTGTCAACTGCATTATAAGACTAGGTTATGGCACGGTTTTTTGCTATAATAGGAGTAAGCCTTTTACAAGGAGGATGGAAAAATGGAATATGATATTATGTTCAAAGCTTTAGGAGAACTTTCCCGCATTAAAATCGTTAAATTACTCTCCATTAAAAGTATGTATGTCTGCGAACTGGAAAGCATTCTAGAGATGAGCCAGCCCAGGATTTCCCAGCATTTAAAAATATTGAGACAGGCAGAAATTGTGGACATGGAAAAACAGGGGCAGCGCACAATTTATACCCTCAATAGAAATAATATCAACACCCTGCTTTTTGCTTTCAATAACTTTTTAGAGGCCCCCCTGGAAGACCTGTCTTTTTTCCAGGATTTTGCTAAAAAGATTAATGCCATCGAAAAGGATCCCAGCATTTCCACCTGTAAGTTCAATAGATAACCGGGGTTACCCTTTCTTCAAACTCTTTTTATAAATTTTTAGATTATGATTTTTTAAGTCGGCACAGGGCTACCATTAAAAAGTACTTCTCCCCGGGCTTGGGCTTCTCAATTTGCTGACCTCTTTGACAAAACAGTTCCACTTCAAATCCCCCTTCTTCCAGCAGTGCCACAAATTCTTCCCGGCGATACTGACGGATATGATAGGGGGAGGCGCAGGGAACATCCCGACCCTTTCCAAAGGGAGTGGAAATGATCAAGGTTCCCGTTTCTTTCAACAGCCCCGCAAGATTTTCTACGCATTCCCGGTCTTTTTCTATATGCTCAATGGTCTCAAAGGACAAAATGGTATCGAATTTTCCGTAGCCTTCCACAAGTCCGGGATACAAGATATTTCCCTGTTCAAATCGGGTTTTTCGAAAACCATACATTTCCCGGGCATAGGCAACGCTTTTTTCACATAGGTCAATGCCAAGATAAGAATCAATTTTTTTATCATAAATTTCCTCTAATAGGATATCCGCTCCGTAACCCACCCCGCAGGCAATATCCAAAACCCGTCCGTAGGCATATTCCTTCGCAAAAATGTATCGTTCCATATGCTCTAATAACATACCGTTATCCGCTTTCATGAATTCCGGTATCACTCGTTCCCCCGTATATTCCATAACGTTATTCCCCTTTCCTTAAGGCCTGTCCCTAAGCGCTTCGCCACCACAACAGCAGCCATAATAGAAAAATGAGGAAAATCCCCACTTTGAACATTTTTACCTGTACCTTATTTTGTTGATGGCCTTTTCCGTCTTTTTCAGGATTCCTCTCCCCTACGGGGTTCCCTTCGATATCGGTAATCCCAAGATCAAGAAGAATTTCCCGGGCAATCCCGTAGCTTTCCTCCGATACATAAAGATCTACTCCGTACATGGATCTCCCCATGTAGATGCTTAGATAATCCCCGCCTTCACGGTGTTTTTTCAGTAAAGGAATCCCTGCTTTTTTCAATTCCGCTTCTATGATTTCCACCTTCATATCTTCCCCTACAGTCATTAAGAAAACTTCTTTTGATTTTTCCATGGTTATTCCACCTTTTTTTTACTTGCATAGTAGTTTACATAGGCTCCCGTCAAAATAAACAGTATCCCGATCAAACTGTACTGATCCGGGATCTCCAACCAAATTACTGCTCCTATCAGGGTTGAAAACACAGTTTTCCCGTAGGAGTAAATGGATAAATCTCCGGCCTGGGCATAGCGATAGGCGT containing:
- a CDS encoding energy-coupling factor transporter transmembrane component T family protein; this encodes MHLAQIDRISNSTYSYFHKALVGSKVLFTVIMVTAFITSNTIAKGLGLLGVILLSFWIAKVPVRLVLQLALYPAFFSSIFALMEMGNSIPGGLLIIVRAVGAGMTMILLITTTPYTDLFSFLSLWMPMLLVDVFMFTYRGIFILIEKTTNLIKSMRLRGGYYSFNVFKNAKNMVGAIGVIIITSFDMSERMYQIYALRGYKGGIKSDVKLWPLGREDLLMILVGILAVIGVNVL
- a CDS encoding ArsR/SmtB family transcription factor: MEYDIMFKALGELSRIKIVKLLSIKSMYVCELESILEMSQPRISQHLKILRQAEIVDMEKQGQRTIYTLNRNNINTLLFAFNNFLEAPLEDLSFFQDFAKKINAIEKDPSISTCKFNR
- a CDS encoding class I SAM-dependent methyltransferase; translation: MEYTGERVIPEFMKADNGMLLEHMERYIFAKEYAYGRVLDIACGVGYGADILLEEIYDKKIDSYLGIDLCEKSVAYAREMYGFRKTRFEQGNILYPGLVEGYGKFDTILSFETIEHIEKDRECVENLAGLLKETGTLIISTPFGKGRDVPCASPYHIRQYRREEFVALLEEGGFEVELFCQRGQQIEKPKPGEKYFLMVALCRLKKS
- a CDS encoding putative signal transducing protein, giving the protein MEKSKEVFLMTVGEDMKVEIIEAELKKAGIPLLKKHREGGDYLSIYMGRSMYGVDLYVSEESYGIAREILLDLGITDIEGNPVGERNPEKDGKGHQQNKVQVKMFKVGIFLIFLLWLLLWWRSA